Proteins from a genomic interval of Gadus morhua chromosome 21, gadMor3.0, whole genome shotgun sequence:
- the LOC115534887 gene encoding insulin-like growth factor-binding protein complex acid labile subunit — translation MGTDGADMTRCLTDVPLFSDTMAPRLLLVLLCSTLLGPGATGACPALCQCYPRRAEVVCSGVPLTEFPSEGLPANTTMLTVQYSNITAISELQLSATPLLEGLHLYGNQLRSLSPDVLRGVPLLHTLDLTGNRLADLPAGVFGHAALTTLVLKNNLMEAAEAEWFPDHSSLTWLDLSGNRLTGLPATLLHKLPHLESLDLSHNRLEKIQAKSLDTLVKLERLNLQGNKLVRLEPALFHHTSNITNLYLTNNRLETLPPSLFQGLGHLKVLGLEENQLGHLPPGLLDQLSSLDEEGLDLTANPWSCDQKVEYLWRWLQKNKGKAFLADTVRCAAPLPLAGRALLSLTESELNLESLQGKIISGLKELLHWLGFVYLLQHFLPTQHRASKASRTSNKTTEGTEQENQATNLTQIWDGLPSSTTRMSIQSTNLSAITAEDLRAAPGLVYLQLYHSNLETLPAHLLQGLPHLTTLDLTGNRLAYLQPNTLHHAPLRNVILKNNLIQAAHPDWFPPNSSVTFLDLSGNRLTEVNSSLFRNLPALRNLDLSDNNLRGLGADALRPLHRLVSLNLVGNKISSLTATTFASTPQLTRLYLQQNLLQELDPDLFQSLQQLELLLLDQNRLQSLPFGLLGNLSSPEEKWGRLVKVFLTGNPWVCDEGLEYLWRWVTTFPQKVGFASDMQCAFPKALENRTIVSIKEEELGLGMNVTHNL, via the exons ATGGGGACTGATGGAGCCGATATGACGCGCTGTTTGACTGATGTACCTTTATTTTCAGACA cGATGGCTCCCCGGCTGCTGCTGGTGTTGCTGTGCTCCACCCTCCTCGGCCCCGGGGCCACAGGGGCCTGTCCGGCGCTCTGCCAGTGCTACCCCCGGCGGGCCGAGGTGGTCTGTTCCGGGGTCCCCCTGACGGAGTTCCCCTCCGAGGGTCTCCCCGCCAACACCACCATGCTCACCGTCCAATACTCCAACATCACCGCCATCTCCGAGCTGCAGCTCAGCGCCACGCCTCTGCTGGAGGGCCTCCACCTGTACGGCAACCAGCTGAGGAGCCTGTCCCCGGACGTCCTGCGCGGCGTCCCCCTCCTGCACACCCTGGACCTCACCGGCAACCGGCTGGCCGACCTGCCTGCCGGCGTCTTCGGCCACGCCGCGCTCACCACCCTGGTCCTCAAGAACAACCTGATGGAGGCGGCCGAGGCCGAGTGGTTCCCGGACcacagcagcctcacctggctggACCTGTCCGGGAACCGCCTGACCGGCCTCCCCGCCACCCTGCTCCACAAGCTGCCGCATCTCGAGAGCCTGGACCTCTCTCACAACCGCCTGGAGAAGATCCAGGCCAAGTCCCTGGACACGCTGGTCAAACTAGAGAGGTTGAACCTGCAGGGGAACAAACTGGTCCGCCTGGAGCCGGCACTGTTCCACCACACGTCCAACATCACCAACCTGTACCTCACCAACAACCGGCTGGAGACGCTTCCCCCGAGCCTGTTCCAGGGCCTCGGCCACCTCAAGGTCCTGGGTCTGGAGGAGAACCAGCTGGGGCACCTTCCTCCGGGGCTGCTGGATCAGCTGTCCTCCCTGGACGAGGAGGGCTTGGACCTGACGGCCAACCCCTGGAGCTGTGACCAGAAGGTAGAGTACCTGTGGAGATGGCTTCAGAAGAACAAGGGGAAGGCTTTCCTGGCAGACACCGTGCGCTGCGCCGCGCCGCTGCCTCTCGCCGGCCGCGCGCTGCTATCCTTGACGGAGAGCGAACTGAACCTTGAGTC attgcAAGGCAAAATTATCTCTGGTTTGAAAGAGCTGCTCCATTGGCTTGGCTTTGTTTATCTTTTGCAACATTTTCTGCCCACGCAACACCGGGCCTCAAAAGCAAGCAGGACTAGCAACAAAACAACAGAAGGCACCGAGCAAGAGAATCAAGCAACAAATCTGACGCAAATATGGG ACGGACtgcccagcagcaccaccagaaTGTCCATCCAGTCCACCAACCTCAGTGCCATCACCGCTGAGGACCTGCGCGCCGCCCCGGGCCTGGTCTACCTCCAGCTGTACCACAGCAACCTGGAGACGCTGCCAGCTCACCTCCTCCAGGGCCTCCCTCACCTGACCACGCTGGACCTCACAGGGAACCGGCTCGCCTACCTGCAGCCCAACACCCTTCACCACGCCCCGCTCCGCAACGTCATCCTCAAGAACAACCTGATCCAAGCGGCCCATCCCGACTGGTTTCCCCCCAACAGCAGCGTGACCTTCTTGGACCTCTCAGGCAACCGCCTGACGGAGGTCAATTCATCCCTTTTTCGGAACCTGCCCGCCCTGAGGAACCTGGACCTCAGCGATAACAATCTACGAGGACTGGGGGCGGACGCGCTGAGGCCTCTGCACCGACTGGTGTCGCTCAACCTCGTCGGTAATAAAATAAGCAGCCTCACGGCCACCACTTTTGCCAGCACCCCTCAACTCACGCGACTGTACCTCCAGCAGAACCTGTTGCAGGAGCTCGACCCAGATCTGTTCCAGAGCCTCCAACAGCTGGAGCTCCTGTTGCTCGATCAGAACCGCCTGCAGAGCCTTCCCTTCGGTCTGCTGGGGAACTTGTCTTCCCCTGAGGAGAAGTGGGGAAGGCTGGTGAAGGTGTTCCTCACGGGGAACCCCTGGGTGTGTGATGAGGGCCTAGAGTACCTGTGGAGGTGGGTCACCACCTTCCCCCAGAAGGTGGGCTTTGCGTCGGACATGCAGTGCGCTTTCCCCAAGGCTTTGGAGAATAGAACAATCGTGTCTATCAAAGAGGAAGAGCTGGGGCTTGGCATGAATGTTACTCATAATCTCTGA
- the LOC115533921 gene encoding potassium voltage-gated channel subfamily F member 1: MRNTQTPSLEHGETTDGAMACYNTFLLKTDNVEKKIIMWGFPRTRYTNCNGSSGASEQTEVVVNIGGVKQVLYGDVLTRFPETRLAGIVESSSAGSEDLSSLCDDYDPDSRELYFDRDPDAFKCIMELYYYGEIHMKRGICPICFMKEMEFWKIDPDYLDECCKSNLSDVENELAEIAEKVKTILVDRDGDPSGTGWQRIQTILWRLMEKPESSLPARTIAIASFFFILVSSVVMCVGTLPDVQIENAEGNLTEHPTLELIETLCIGWFTVEYVLRLISSPNKVKFVLSFMNIIDFMAIMPFFVVWTLTSLGTAMMELANVQQAVQALRIMRIARIFKLARHSSGLQTLTSALKSSFKELGLLLMYMGVGVFLFSALGYTMEQSHPDTLFTSIPQSFWWAVITMTTVGYGDVYPKTTLGRCNAAVSFLCGVIAIALPIHPIINNFVIFYNKQQVLETAAKHELELMALRTSDDHLMAGSRCSQGSAAGSEIWDRPLTSAHSEAHAPLGKTACAKGGMESAE; encoded by the coding sequence ATGCGTAACACCCAGACACCGAGTTTGGAGCACGGTGAGACAACGGACGGCGCCATGGCTTGCTATAACACTTTTCTGTTGAAGACGGACAATGTGGAGAAGAAGATCATCATGTGGGGTTTCCCGAGGACACGGTACACTAACTGCAACGGATCGTCCGGGGCAAGCGAGCAGACCGAGGTTGTGGTTAACATAGGGGGAGTTAAACAGGTGTTGTACGGGGATGTGCTGACCCGCTTCCCGGAGACCCGTCTGGCAGGGATCGTGGAGAGTTCCTCTGCGGGTTCTGAGGACCTCTCCTCACTGTGTGACGACTACGACCCGGACTCCAGGGAGTTATACTTCGACCGAGACCCCGATGCGTTCAAGTGCATCATGGAGCTATATTACTACGGGGAGATCCACATGAAGCGAGGCATCTGCCCCATCTGCTTCATGAAGGAGATGGAGTTCTGGAAGATAGACCCCGACTATCTGGATGAGTGCTGCAAGAGCAACCTGAGCGACGTGGAGAACGAGCTGGCGGAGATCGCGGAGAAAGTGAAAACCATCCTGGTGGACCGAGATGGGGACCCGTCGGGCACCGGCTGGCAGCGCATACAGACCATCCTGTGGAGGCTCATGGAAAAGCCCGAGTCCTCGCTCCCCGCGCGCACCATAGCCATCGCGTCCTTCTTCTTCATCCTGGTCTCCTCCGTTGTCATGTGCGTGGGCACCCTGCCCGACGTGCAGATAGAGAACGCGGAGGGGAACCTCACGGAGCACCCCACGCTGGAGCTGATCGAGACCCTGTGCATCGGCTGGTTCACCGTGGAGTACGTACTGCGTCTGATCTCCTCCCCCAACAAAGTCAAGTTCGTCCTGTCGTTCATGAACATCATCGACTTCATGGCCATCATGCCGTTCTTCGTAGTGTGGACTTTAACATCTCTCGGCACAGCCATGATGGAGCTGGCCAACGTGCAACAGGCGGTGCAGGCTTTGCGCATCATGCGCATTGCGCGGATCTTCAAGCTGGCGCGCCACTCGTCGGGCCTGCAGACCCTCACGTCGGCGCTGAAGAGCAGCTTCAAGGAGCTGGGCCTACTGCTGATGTACATGGGCGTGGGGGTGTTCCTGTTCTCCGCGCTGGGCTACACCATGGAGCAAAGTCACCCGGACACCTTGTTCACTAGCATCCCTCAGTCCTTCTGGTGGGCCGTCATCACCATGACGACGGTGGGCTACGGTGACGTGTACCCCAAGACCACCCTGGGTCGGTGCAACGCGGCGGTCAGCTTCCTTTGCGGGGTCATCGCCATAGCGCTGCCAATCCACCCCATCATCAACAACTTCGTTATCTTCTACAACAAGCAACAGGTGCTTGAGACCGCGGCTAAGCACGAGCTGGAGCTGATGGCGCTGCGCACCAGCGACGACCACCTGATGGCGGGGTCGCGGTGCTCTCAGGGGTCCGCCGCGGGGTCGGAGATCTGGGACAGGCCTTTGACTTCTGCTCACAGCGAGGCCCACGCGCCCTTAGGTAAAACAGCATGCGCAAAGGGAGGGATGGAGTCTGCGGAATGA